A single genomic interval of Bacillus sp. es.036 harbors:
- a CDS encoding polysaccharide deacetylase family protein, with protein MDHTRVVYDSPNHDVITHKNSAEKKVILTFDDGPGRVLPELLDILKTEKVPAMFFWQSRLLYQARPWKRVLDEGHIIGTHSCKHLNLSNLGYAEQFEDLERSKRKIEAITGTPVTYFRPPFGRYDLATTKAARDLGLKTVMWRISSMDWEHAYHPEEILSNVVPNLEDGAIILLHELKQTVQILPDLIERIRSEGYGFTVLS; from the coding sequence GTGGATCACACAAGGGTCGTGTACGACTCTCCTAATCATGATGTGATAACGCATAAAAACTCAGCTGAGAAAAAAGTGATTTTAACCTTTGATGACGGTCCCGGCCGCGTTCTCCCAGAGCTACTTGATATTCTAAAAACAGAGAAGGTACCAGCTATGTTCTTCTGGCAGTCACGGCTACTTTATCAAGCTAGGCCCTGGAAAAGGGTGCTCGATGAAGGGCATATCATTGGCACTCATTCGTGTAAACATCTTAATTTAAGCAATCTCGGTTATGCCGAACAATTTGAAGATCTCGAAAGAAGCAAACGAAAAATTGAGGCAATCACCGGTACCCCTGTGACTTATTTCAGACCGCCATTCGGGCGCTACGATCTTGCCACAACGAAAGCTGCTAGAGATCTTGGATTAAAGACGGTCATGTGGCGCATCAGCTCAATGGATTGGGAACACGCTTATCATCCGGAAGAAATTTTAAGTAATGTCGTTCCAAACCTTGAAGATGGAGCGATTATTCTTCTGCACGAGCTGAAGCAAACGGTTCAAATATTGCCCGATCTTATTGAACGAATACGTTCAGAGGGCTATGGATTTACCGTACTTTCGTAG
- a CDS encoding MgtC/SapB family protein has protein sequence MVIVLIKLCVSALLGLLIGIERELKHKPLGLKTCIVIAVSSCLLTIVSIESAETFAELSPNIRTDPMRLAAQIVSGIGFIGAGVILRRNNDAISGLTTAAIIWGASGLGIAAGAGFYYEAFVGAGLILFSVNILPWIIKRIGPKALRQREMRAKLTLKKSVNVSHFMKAIVANDFEIRHVRVRDTKEKNPQIELKLMTFEKNHTTDIYELLRKVDGVNEVEVEG, from the coding sequence ATGGTGATTGTTCTAATTAAATTATGTGTTTCTGCTTTACTTGGATTATTGATTGGAATTGAGCGAGAATTAAAGCATAAGCCCCTTGGATTAAAGACGTGTATTGTGATTGCAGTTAGCAGCTGTTTGTTAACGATTGTGTCAATTGAATCAGCCGAAACATTCGCTGAGCTTTCTCCGAATATCCGAACCGATCCGATGCGGTTAGCGGCTCAAATTGTTTCTGGGATTGGTTTTATCGGTGCTGGTGTCATCTTAAGACGAAACAATGACGCTATTTCAGGGTTAACGACAGCTGCTATTATTTGGGGAGCCTCGGGATTAGGCATCGCGGCTGGTGCCGGTTTTTACTATGAAGCATTCGTTGGGGCTGGCCTTATTCTGTTCAGCGTTAACATCCTCCCCTGGATTATAAAGCGCATCGGTCCAAAAGCCCTAAGGCAGCGTGAAATGCGGGCGAAGTTAACGCTGAAAAAAAGCGTTAACGTGAGTCATTTTATGAAAGCCATTGTGGCGAATGACTTTGAAATTCGTCACGTACGTGTTCGTGATACGAAAGAAAAAAATCCACAGATTGAGCTTAAACTAATGACGTTTGAGAAAAATCATACGACAGACATTTATGAACTGCTTCGAAAAGTGGACGGTGTGAATGAAGTTGAGGTGGAGGGGTAA
- a CDS encoding MgtC/SapB family protein gives MVVVVVKLCISACLGLMIGIERELKHKPLGLKTCMVIAVSSCLLTIVSIESAETFSEISPNIRTDPMRLAAQVVSGIGFIGAGVILRRNNDAISGLTTAAIIWGASGLGIAAGAGFYFEAFVGASLILFSVNILPWVIKKIGPSQLRQREMRAKITLQKGTDITAFMQTIQAKDFEIKHVRVRDTKEKDHQVDLRLLTFEANHTTSIYQQLRDLDGAIVVEVEG, from the coding sequence ATGGTGGTTGTCGTTGTAAAACTATGTATATCAGCTTGTCTAGGACTTATGATCGGGATTGAAAGAGAATTAAAGCATAAACCCCTCGGTTTAAAGACGTGTATGGTCATCGCAGTTAGCAGCTGTTTATTAACGATTGTTTCAATTGAATCTGCCGAAACTTTCTCTGAAATATCTCCAAACATCCGAACCGATCCAATGCGGCTAGCAGCCCAGGTTGTTTCAGGGATTGGTTTTATTGGAGCTGGGGTTATTTTAAGACGAAATAACGATGCCATTTCAGGACTAACAACAGCGGCCATTATCTGGGGCGCGTCTGGACTCGGGATTGCAGCGGGTGCTGGGTTTTACTTTGAAGCGTTCGTTGGGGCGAGCTTAATCCTATTTAGTGTGAATATCCTGCCGTGGGTCATAAAAAAAATCGGTCCAAGTCAATTAAGGCAACGTGAGATGAGGGCCAAAATTACGCTTCAAAAAGGGACAGACATCACCGCGTTTATGCAAACAATCCAGGCGAAAGATTTTGAAATCAAGCACGTTCGGGTGCGCGATACGAAGGAAAAAGACCATCAAGTGGATCTTCGTTTGCTTACCTTCGAAGCGAACCATACTACAAGTATTTATCAGCAACTAAGAGACCTCGATGGAGCTATTGTTGTTGAGGTAGAAGGATAG
- a CDS encoding YitT family protein, producing MITLGAIIMAVGLEVFLVPNQVIDGGIVGISIMLSHLSGISLGIFLFVLNLPFIYIGYKQIGKTFAFSTLYGIVILSISTALLHPVPAFTDDILLATLFGGVVLGIGVGIVIRFGGSLDGTEILAILASKKLPFSVGEIIMFANLFILGSAGFVFSFDRAMYSLLAYYVAYKMIDITIKGLDESKSVWIISDNHKELGDAILSRLGRGVTYLHGEGAFSGDDKKVIFCVITRLEEAKLKDIVADHDDSAFLAMADIAEVRGGRFKKKDIH from the coding sequence ATGATTACATTAGGTGCCATTATTATGGCTGTAGGGCTTGAAGTTTTTCTAGTACCGAACCAAGTTATTGATGGAGGAATTGTTGGTATTTCCATTATGCTCTCCCATTTAAGTGGCATTAGCCTTGGTATTTTCTTATTCGTTCTAAACCTTCCGTTCATTTATATAGGCTACAAACAAATTGGAAAAACCTTTGCATTTTCAACGCTTTACGGCATTGTGATTTTATCGATTTCGACTGCTTTGTTGCATCCCGTGCCTGCTTTTACAGATGACATTCTTTTAGCCACTTTATTTGGCGGGGTTGTTCTCGGAATTGGGGTCGGGATTGTGATTCGCTTTGGTGGTTCTCTTGATGGAACAGAAATTCTTGCGATACTTGCGAGTAAAAAGCTTCCGTTTTCAGTAGGGGAAATCATCATGTTTGCGAACCTCTTTATTCTTGGTAGCGCAGGGTTTGTATTTAGCTTTGATCGTGCGATGTATTCTCTTCTAGCATACTATGTTGCTTATAAAATGATTGATATTACAATCAAAGGTCTCGATGAGTCGAAGTCGGTATGGATTATTAGTGATAACCATAAAGAACTTGGTGATGCGATTTTGAGTCGTCTAGGCAGAGGCGTAACGTATTTGCATGGGGAAGGCGCTTTTTCGGGTGATGACAAAAAAGTGATTTTCTGCGTGATCACTCGACTAGAAGAAGCGAAATTGAAAGATATTGTGGCTGACCACGACGATTCCGCGTTCCTTGCGATGGCAGATATCGCAGAAGTTCGAGGCGGTCGTTTCAAGAAAAAAGATATTCATTAA
- a CDS encoding peptide MFS transporter, giving the protein MDTTIDEKPTKKGKLKHPPGLYLLFITEMWERYSFYGMRSILILYLTAELISGGLGMEQDKALLLYGMYTGLVYFTPLIGGYLTDKFIGLRTAITIGGITMAIGDFTLFAVQEQWGLYTGLLLLIIGNGFFKPNISTLVGELYSKNDKRKDSAFTIFYMGINLGGLISPLIAGLLYANIFYSNTGGVETFGFKYAFLASSIGMIIGQVTFNLLSKKYLGDIGITPSSNRVIPTSEGKAKPLTKIEKQRTAVILILAVFTVTFWAGFEQAGASFTLYTRDFLDRTVFGYEVPVSFFQSLNPMFVLLLAPIVSAIWLKLAKSKRGDFAIPTKMAFGLILLGVGFMVMVPAVMMTGSDEGNIAMKASMLFMVVTYFFHTLGELSLSPIGLSLVSKMSPVKIASLLMGVWFLSNAAANYLAGYIASLTTSAGYLEIFIYLGIAALSLGVILLLLSKKLQKLMHLEEFDEDHVAKQMN; this is encoded by the coding sequence ATGGACACGACCATAGACGAAAAGCCGACGAAAAAAGGGAAGTTAAAACACCCTCCTGGCTTGTATCTTTTGTTTATCACAGAAATGTGGGAACGCTATAGCTTTTATGGTATGCGTTCAATACTCATTCTTTATTTAACTGCTGAGCTAATTAGCGGTGGTCTGGGTATGGAGCAGGATAAAGCATTACTACTTTACGGTATGTACACTGGTCTTGTTTATTTCACGCCATTAATTGGTGGTTATTTAACCGATAAATTCATCGGTTTACGCACAGCCATCACAATCGGCGGTATTACAATGGCCATCGGTGATTTTACACTGTTTGCTGTCCAAGAACAATGGGGCCTTTATACCGGGTTATTGTTACTGATTATCGGTAATGGGTTTTTCAAACCGAACATTTCCACTCTTGTTGGAGAGCTATACAGTAAGAACGATAAGCGAAAAGATTCAGCGTTTACCATTTTCTATATGGGAATTAACCTTGGTGGCTTAATTTCACCATTGATCGCAGGTCTTTTATATGCGAACATTTTTTATTCAAATACAGGTGGCGTCGAGACATTTGGTTTCAAATATGCGTTCCTAGCTTCATCAATCGGAATGATTATTGGACAGGTTACCTTTAATCTTCTTTCTAAAAAATATCTTGGTGATATCGGAATAACACCATCTTCAAACCGTGTGATTCCAACATCAGAAGGTAAAGCAAAGCCGCTTACTAAAATCGAAAAGCAGCGTACTGCAGTCATTTTAATCCTAGCCGTGTTCACAGTGACGTTCTGGGCTGGATTCGAACAAGCAGGTGCTTCCTTTACGCTCTATACGAGAGATTTCTTAGATAGAACGGTCTTTGGTTATGAAGTACCCGTTTCCTTCTTCCAGTCATTAAACCCAATGTTTGTACTATTGCTAGCACCGATTGTATCAGCTATCTGGTTGAAATTAGCAAAATCAAAACGTGGTGACTTTGCCATCCCTACCAAAATGGCATTTGGTTTAATCTTACTTGGTGTCGGATTTATGGTTATGGTTCCTGCCGTCATGATGACAGGAAGTGATGAAGGAAATATTGCGATGAAAGCAAGCATGCTATTTATGGTTGTTACGTACTTCTTCCATACACTTGGTGAGCTATCCTTATCACCAATTGGACTTTCTCTCGTGAGTAAAATGTCACCAGTGAAAATCGCTTCTTTATTAATGGGTGTTTGGTTCCTAAGTAACGCTGCTGCAAACTACCTTGCAGGTTACATTGCTTCACTCACAACATCAGCAGGATACCTTGAAATCTTCATCTATTTAGGTATAGCTGCTCTAAGTCTAGGCGTCATCTTACTTCTACTTTCTAAGAAGCTACAAAAACTTATGCATCTTGAAGAATTTGATGAGGACCATGTTGCGAAGCAGATGAACTAA
- a CDS encoding GntR family transcriptional regulator, with the protein MSLDKLNHNKGEALYLQIKDVLIKRIQTGAWKPNTLIPTEQDLIKEFDVSRTTIRQAISILVQNGLLEKKQGRGTVVKPQNLIGNLGKLKGFAEEVLERGQTPHSKVLRAEFRDDLYHENDMLKVTEGEPILLVERIRFADEVPIALERTCWPKEIGEILMKYDLNQAMYYEVLEQHQFYLNKANERITAINATINEADSLGIRPGEALLEMRRLSLGINDHPIEYTKTKYRSDQYHYNIELER; encoded by the coding sequence ATGTCATTAGATAAACTGAACCATAATAAAGGGGAAGCGCTATACCTTCAAATAAAAGATGTTTTAATCAAACGAATTCAAACTGGTGCCTGGAAACCGAATACGCTTATTCCTACTGAACAGGACTTGATTAAAGAGTTTGATGTGAGTCGAACGACAATCAGGCAGGCGATTTCCATTCTCGTGCAGAATGGCTTATTAGAGAAAAAGCAAGGGCGTGGAACGGTCGTAAAACCTCAGAATTTGATCGGGAACCTCGGTAAGCTCAAAGGTTTCGCAGAAGAAGTGCTCGAGCGTGGGCAAACGCCGCATTCGAAGGTGCTGCGAGCGGAATTTCGTGATGATCTTTATCATGAGAACGATATGCTGAAGGTTACGGAAGGAGAACCCATCTTACTTGTCGAGCGGATTCGCTTCGCAGATGAGGTGCCGATTGCCCTTGAGCGCACGTGCTGGCCAAAAGAAATTGGTGAGATTTTAATGAAGTATGATCTCAACCAGGCGATGTATTATGAAGTACTTGAGCAGCATCAATTTTATCTAAATAAAGCGAATGAACGGATTACGGCGATTAACGCGACGATCAATGAAGCGGATTCGCTCGGCATTCGACCAGGGGAAGCCCTCCTTGAGATGAGGCGCCTTAGTCTTGGCATTAATGATCATCCGATCGAGTATACGAAAACGAAGTATCGTAGCGATCAGTATCATTATAATATTGAGCTTGAGCGGTAG
- a CDS encoding chromate transporter — protein sequence MIYWDIFVAFFIPGIVGYGGGPASIPLVENEVVGRFGWMSVNEFSEMLAMANALPGPIATKMAGYIGFQQGGVLGAFVGVFATVAPSLVLMIVLLSLLNRFKNSPKVKKMTALIRPTIAILLGVMAYQFFASSYEGAGLVQTIFLIVASFVLMEKMKVHPAFVIVGALAYGAVFLG from the coding sequence ATGATTTATTGGGATATTTTTGTTGCTTTTTTCATACCAGGTATCGTCGGTTACGGCGGTGGACCTGCATCCATTCCACTTGTCGAAAATGAAGTGGTCGGTCGATTCGGCTGGATGAGCGTAAATGAATTTAGTGAAATGCTCGCGATGGCGAATGCCCTACCAGGGCCAATTGCGACGAAAATGGCCGGATACATCGGATTTCAGCAGGGTGGCGTTCTAGGCGCGTTCGTTGGTGTGTTTGCGACAGTCGCACCCTCGCTCGTATTGATGATTGTGCTGTTGAGTCTTTTGAATCGATTTAAGAACTCGCCGAAAGTGAAGAAAATGACGGCTCTTATTCGGCCAACGATTGCGATCTTACTTGGTGTGATGGCGTATCAGTTCTTTGCGAGTTCCTATGAAGGAGCAGGGCTAGTTCAAACGATCTTTCTGATTGTGGCTAGTTTTGTGCTGATGGAGAAGATGAAGGTGCATCCTGCGTTTGTGATTGTCGGGGCGCTGGCTTATGGGGCCGTGTTTTTGGGGTAG
- a CDS encoding chromate transporter — translation MQQWHLFLAFFRVGMLGYGGGPSSIPLVHKEVVEKYKWMNDDEFADVLALGNSLPGPIATKMAGYIGHRVAGITGMVNAVLATIVPTIAIMIFLLTFLSTFREKAWVQGMTQAVVPVVGVMLAVLTYDFFRKAQGNLGWILTIALTVVSFVFIEMAGVHPGIVIGCLLLYALLKPIGKDGKHEEAEARKEPSS, via the coding sequence ATGCAACAGTGGCATCTTTTTCTCGCTTTTTTTAGAGTGGGAATGCTTGGGTACGGAGGAGGGCCTTCTTCTATCCCGTTAGTACATAAAGAAGTTGTCGAGAAATACAAATGGATGAACGATGATGAATTTGCAGATGTTTTGGCATTGGGGAATTCACTTCCAGGACCAATTGCGACGAAAATGGCTGGGTATATTGGCCATCGAGTGGCAGGAATTACGGGGATGGTGAATGCTGTGCTGGCAACGATTGTGCCGACGATCGCGATTATGATTTTCTTACTAACGTTTCTTTCCACGTTTCGAGAAAAAGCATGGGTACAGGGGATGACGCAGGCGGTCGTTCCAGTGGTTGGGGTTATGTTAGCCGTGTTGACGTATGATTTTTTTAGAAAAGCACAAGGGAATTTAGGATGGATTTTGACGATCGCGTTGACGGTTGTTTCTTTTGTATTTATTGAAATGGCTGGTGTTCATCCGGGGATTGTTATTGGATGTTTGCTGCTTTACGCTCTGCTTAAACCGATTGGTAAAGATGGAAAGCATGAAGAGGCAGAGGCGAGAAAGGAGCCGTCCTCATGA
- a CDS encoding gamma-glutamyltransferase family protein: protein MTTDYLHYPYASQRMTTVANKGMVATSQPLAAQAGLDLLKNGGNAIDAAIATAAVLTVVEPTSNGIGGDAFALVWTQGELHGLNGSGPSPKSISIDSINERGYNEIPKYGWIPVTVPGVPASWAALSKRFGKLSLKEALAPAIHYAEEGFPVSPTLSKFWKDAYVKFEEELRDEEFQHWFETFAPHGHAPEVGEVWKSKGHAETLRKIAETDAAAFYQGEIADQIDAFSKRYNGYLTKEDLSAFKPEWVDPISVQYRGYDVWEIPPNGQGLIALSALNILNGFNFDHKDSVDTYHKQIEAMKLAFADGQKYITDEKEMSVAVRDLLSPAYGESRRQLIGDEALVPSPGQPPKGGTVYLATADDEGNMVSFIQSNYMGFGSGLVVPGTGIALQNRGHNFSMDPEHDNALKGGKRTYHTIIPGFLSKGGDAVGPFGVMGGFMQPQGHLQVITNMIDFHLNPQSALDAPRWQWVDGKRVWVESTFPPYLAEALSRKGHEIEVQLEKGAFGRGQIIWRDQQSGTFFGGTESRTDGTIAAY from the coding sequence ATGACGACGGATTACTTACACTATCCCTATGCTTCTCAACGGATGACAACGGTAGCGAACAAAGGAATGGTGGCAACATCCCAGCCGTTAGCGGCACAGGCAGGACTAGATCTTTTGAAAAATGGAGGGAATGCGATCGACGCGGCGATCGCAACAGCAGCAGTACTCACGGTTGTTGAGCCGACTTCAAACGGGATTGGTGGAGATGCGTTTGCTCTTGTTTGGACACAGGGTGAGTTGCACGGCTTGAATGGAAGTGGGCCATCACCGAAGTCGATCTCCATTGATTCAATCAACGAACGTGGGTATAATGAAATTCCGAAATACGGCTGGATTCCTGTTACCGTGCCAGGTGTTCCTGCATCTTGGGCGGCATTGTCGAAACGATTTGGAAAGCTTTCGTTAAAAGAAGCGCTGGCGCCTGCGATTCATTATGCGGAAGAGGGATTCCCGGTTTCGCCGACTTTGAGTAAGTTTTGGAAAGATGCTTACGTTAAATTTGAAGAAGAGTTAAGGGACGAGGAGTTTCAGCACTGGTTTGAAACGTTTGCGCCGCACGGTCATGCGCCTGAAGTGGGCGAGGTTTGGAAGTCGAAGGGACACGCGGAAACGTTACGAAAAATCGCTGAAACCGACGCTGCAGCTTTTTATCAGGGAGAAATCGCCGATCAAATTGATGCTTTTTCAAAAAGGTATAATGGGTATTTGACGAAGGAAGATCTTTCGGCATTTAAGCCTGAGTGGGTTGATCCGATTTCGGTTCAGTATCGCGGGTATGACGTATGGGAGATTCCGCCGAATGGACAGGGGCTCATTGCGTTGTCTGCGCTGAATATTTTAAATGGATTTAACTTTGATCATAAAGATTCTGTTGATACCTATCATAAGCAAATTGAAGCGATGAAGCTCGCTTTTGCGGATGGACAGAAGTACATTACCGATGAGAAGGAAATGTCAGTTGCTGTTCGGGATCTCCTCTCGCCTGCCTATGGGGAAAGTCGCCGGCAGTTAATTGGTGATGAAGCGCTAGTGCCGTCACCAGGACAACCTCCTAAAGGGGGCACCGTTTATTTAGCGACGGCGGATGACGAAGGAAATATGGTCTCGTTTATTCAGAGTAATTATATGGGGTTTGGTTCAGGACTTGTGGTGCCTGGCACCGGGATCGCGCTGCAAAATCGCGGTCATAATTTTTCGATGGATCCTGAGCATGACAATGCGTTAAAAGGTGGAAAGCGAACGTATCATACGATCATTCCGGGGTTCCTAAGTAAAGGTGGCGATGCGGTTGGTCCGTTTGGCGTTATGGGTGGCTTTATGCAGCCACAGGGACACTTACAGGTGATTACGAATATGATCGATTTTCATTTAAACCCGCAATCAGCGCTTGATGCGCCTAGATGGCAGTGGGTGGATGGGAAGCGAGTTTGGGTTGAATCGACGTTCCCTCCTTATCTTGCTGAGGCGCTTAGTCGAAAAGGACATGAGATTGAAGTTCAATTGGAAAAAGGGGCGTTCGGCCGCGGACAAATTATTTGGCGCGATCAGCAGTCAGGCACTTTTTTCGGGGGGACAGAATCAAGAACAGACGGAACGATCGCCGCTTATTAA
- a CDS encoding NAD(P)/FAD-dependent oxidoreductase: MKSIIVIGSGILGASTAYHLAKQGADVLLVDRKDAGQATEAAAGIVCPWLTNRRGGAFYRLVEAGARYYPELIEALKKDGEMETGYSRVGAINIYSGETKLERKLALAMERRKDTPEMGEVSRLSAVETNALFPPLSDHYAAVHVSGAARVNGNALRNALIRGAEKHGAKVIRGDGSLLWNGSNVSGVAVNNESFYANEVIVTGGAWARELLQPVGMKFLVSPQKAQIVHLDLPDTDTGKWPIVMPPFVQYFLPFENGRIVVGATQEDHAGFDLRVTMGGVHHIIDRALKVAPGFSDSTYVQTKVGFRPFTPGNVPIAGAVPRVKGLFVANGLGASGLTSGPFLGAELARLVLGARNELDLGEYDPGSAFG; encoded by the coding sequence ATGAAATCAATAATAGTAATCGGATCAGGTATTTTAGGAGCGTCGACAGCTTACCATCTCGCCAAGCAAGGAGCGGATGTGTTGCTAGTCGATCGAAAAGACGCGGGCCAGGCGACAGAAGCGGCGGCTGGGATTGTGTGTCCGTGGCTAACGAATCGACGGGGAGGCGCTTTTTATCGACTCGTAGAAGCGGGGGCTCGGTATTATCCTGAGTTAATTGAAGCGCTGAAAAAGGACGGAGAGATGGAGACGGGATACTCGCGCGTTGGTGCGATTAACATTTACTCTGGTGAAACGAAGCTTGAGCGAAAGCTTGCGCTTGCGATGGAGCGGCGGAAGGATACACCAGAGATGGGTGAGGTTTCGCGGCTTTCCGCTGTTGAAACGAATGCGCTGTTTCCTCCGCTGTCCGATCATTATGCGGCGGTTCATGTGAGCGGCGCGGCGCGTGTGAATGGAAACGCATTACGAAATGCACTCATTCGTGGAGCGGAAAAGCATGGTGCGAAGGTGATTCGTGGAGATGGCTCATTATTATGGAATGGTTCAAACGTCAGTGGCGTTGCCGTGAATAATGAAAGTTTTTATGCGAATGAAGTGATTGTCACCGGAGGCGCTTGGGCGCGAGAATTACTTCAGCCAGTAGGGATGAAGTTCCTCGTTTCACCCCAAAAAGCGCAAATTGTTCATCTCGATCTACCTGACACAGATACCGGAAAATGGCCAATTGTGATGCCGCCTTTCGTTCAATATTTCCTTCCATTTGAAAATGGACGGATTGTCGTCGGTGCAACGCAGGAAGATCATGCTGGTTTTGATTTGCGTGTAACGATGGGTGGCGTTCACCATATTATTGATCGCGCGCTGAAAGTTGCGCCAGGATTTTCAGATAGTACGTACGTCCAAACAAAGGTAGGATTTAGGCCTTTTACACCTGGTAATGTCCCGATTGCTGGTGCAGTTCCTCGCGTGAAAGGACTTTTTGTGGCAAATGGGCTTGGGGCTTCAGGCTTAACGAGTGGACCGTTTCTTGGAGCTGAGCTTGCGCGGTTGGTGCTTGGAGCGCGGAATGAGCTTGATCTGGGGGAGTATGATCCTGGGAGTGCGTTTGGGTAA
- a CDS encoding cyclase family protein: protein MNFKKVIDLSIPVSNQTPVYPGDPKPNIYPIAMHDKDGYQVTQVNIGTHTGTHLDAPFHFQKEGECVDESKLTKVMAPGHVIHVTGKNPGEVITLEEISHAIESIAPGTIALFHTGWSKYIGTETYFNFPYLSVEIVNSLLEKGITTFFIDAFSIDAPGATSFPAHEAITSKNGIIGECFSNFDQIDFENPLIIALPLKLQGLDASPVRAIAVEVE from the coding sequence ATGAATTTTAAAAAAGTGATTGACCTCTCTATTCCGGTTAGCAACCAAACGCCGGTTTACCCGGGTGACCCGAAACCAAACATCTATCCAATTGCCATGCACGACAAAGATGGCTATCAAGTTACACAAGTTAATATAGGGACCCATACTGGCACGCACCTTGACGCTCCCTTCCACTTTCAAAAGGAAGGCGAATGCGTCGATGAGTCGAAATTAACCAAAGTGATGGCACCAGGACACGTAATCCATGTAACGGGAAAAAATCCAGGTGAGGTGATCACTTTAGAAGAAATATCGCATGCAATCGAAAGCATCGCTCCAGGAACAATTGCACTTTTTCATACGGGGTGGTCCAAGTATATTGGAACCGAGACCTATTTCAACTTCCCTTATTTGTCTGTCGAGATTGTAAATTCCCTTCTAGAAAAAGGAATCACAACCTTCTTCATTGATGCTTTTAGCATTGATGCTCCTGGTGCCACATCTTTTCCAGCACACGAAGCGATCACATCAAAGAACGGCATTATTGGAGAGTGCTTCTCTAACTTCGATCAGATCGATTTCGAGAATCCACTAATCATTGCACTGCCGCTAAAACTTCAGGGGCTAGATGCATCACCAGTTAGGGCAATCGCGGTGGAGGTTGAATAA